One stretch of Zingiber officinale cultivar Zhangliang chromosome 6B, Zo_v1.1, whole genome shotgun sequence DNA includes these proteins:
- the LOC121993228 gene encoding uncharacterized protein LOC121993228 has protein sequence MRIMSRPRLVPPVTSSSPIQISKGSSSNSKEEFSQASPPPSPLKIIHDCLVPKTAEVPPATAETSDHLNPYTHPSSMPTHQSQLRLVTAKAAALEKLHSQVVVHFKGGTTV, from the exons ATGCGAATTATGTCCCGTCCCAGACTTGTTCCGCCAGTGACTTCTTCATCTCCCATCCAAATATCTAAAGGCTCTTCTAGCAATTCTAAAGAAGAATTCTCTCAGGCATCGCCTCCTCCATCCCCCTTGAAGATCATCCATGATTGCTTAGTTCCC AAGACTGCGGAGGTTCCCCCTGCAACTGCAGAGACTAGCGATCATCTAAATCCATATACCCATCCGAGCAGCATGCCCACTCACCAGTCTCAACTTCGATTAGTAACAGCCAAGGCAGCAGCTCTGGAAAAATTACATTCTCAAGTAGTTGTTCACTTTAAGGGAGGCACTACTGTATGA
- the LOC121990439 gene encoding protein LURP-one-related 8-like, giving the protein MTKIHPNTSVRSTESALLPTSCYNGGSVVLTVWRKSLVFSCSGFTVFDANGDLVFRVDSYGSGSPGELVLMDAAGKPLLTIRRKKLSLSLADTWRIYDGEDAGSPLLDVKRHVSLRQSKVLAHVTAAPGSVGGYVVEGSYGKRSCSIYDELRRRRMADVQRKEASGGVEFGGEVFRLVVHSAADHDARLAMAVVIVLDQMFGSRSS; this is encoded by the exons ATGACAAAGATCCACCCGAACACTTCTGTCCGGTCGACTGAGTCGGCGTTGCTCCCTACCTCTTGCTACAACGGCGGTAGCGTAGTGCTGACGGTGTGGCGTAAGTCGCTCGTGTTCAGCTGCAGCGGGTTCACGGTCTTTGACGCAAACGGCGACTTGGTCTTCCGAGTCGACAGTTACGGCTCGGGGAGTCCCGGCGAACTCGTACTCATGGACGCAGCCGGCAAGCCTCTACTCACCATCCGGCGAAAG AAGCTTAGTCTGAGCCTGGCCGACACGTGGCGGATATACGACGGGGAGGACGCCGGCAGCCCGCTGCTGGACGTCAAGCGGCACGTGAGCCTGCGGCAGTCCAAGGTGCTCGCGCACGTGACTGCGGCCCCCGGTAGCGTGGGCGGGTACGTGGTGGAGGGGTCGTACGGGAAGCGGAGCTGCAGCATCTACGACGAGCTGCGGCGGCGGCGGATGGCTGATGTCCAGCGGAAGGAGGCGTCCGGCGGGGTGGAGTTCGGCGGTGAGGTGTTCCGACTCGTCGTGCACTCGGCTGCCGATCATGACGCGCGCCTCGCCATGGCGGTCGTCATCGTGCTGGATCAAATGTTCGGATCGAGATCATCAtaa